A genomic window from Chlorobium phaeobacteroides DSM 266 includes:
- a CDS encoding UDP-N-acetylmuramate--L-alanine ligase: MSSIYFLGIGGTAMASVAVALSHSGHAVSGSDTQLYPPMSNYLDTHNIRYFSGFSEENIQKASADLVVAGNAISRGNIELEYALNNRMELISMPDLVRRELIAQNTSLVVTGTHGKTTTTSLLAWLLQHGGLKPGFLVGGIPENFPVACRASGRSENGFFVSEGDEYDTAFFDKRSKFLLYRPDVVIINNIEFDHADIFNSLDDIKRSFRLLVNLIPGNGLLLVNGDAPDALAVASRAFCRVERFGLNGNSEWSARNISLENSLTGFDLYYKGNLQGTCHVPLFGSHNIMNTIAAVAAAIHSGISFDSIAAGLPLFKRPKRRMEITDDSANRITLIEDFAHHPTAVKATLEAIADLYPKRRIIACFEPRSNTTTRNIFQNELAACFDPASIVIMGMVHRPERYRPEERLDTERLKNELENKGKTVFLAGENPSIYPQDIIGFITTRLQPEDVVVLLSNGSFSNLKQGLFDSLKK, encoded by the coding sequence ATGAGCTCCATCTATTTTCTTGGAATCGGCGGTACGGCAATGGCTTCGGTTGCCGTCGCACTGTCGCATTCGGGACATGCTGTCAGCGGTTCAGACACTCAGCTCTATCCGCCGATGAGCAACTACCTTGACACTCACAACATCCGATATTTCAGCGGTTTTTCAGAAGAGAACATCCAAAAGGCATCCGCTGACCTTGTGGTTGCAGGCAATGCCATCAGCCGGGGAAACATAGAGCTTGAATATGCGCTCAACAACCGCATGGAGCTTATCTCAATGCCAGACCTGGTACGAAGGGAGCTTATCGCTCAAAACACCTCCCTTGTTGTAACCGGGACTCACGGCAAAACAACCACCACATCACTTCTTGCCTGGCTGCTTCAACATGGCGGTCTGAAACCGGGTTTTCTTGTTGGGGGAATACCTGAAAACTTTCCGGTGGCATGCCGGGCTTCAGGACGGAGTGAAAATGGTTTTTTTGTCTCTGAAGGAGACGAATATGATACGGCGTTTTTCGACAAACGGAGCAAATTTCTTCTTTACAGGCCAGACGTTGTTATTATCAACAATATTGAGTTTGATCATGCCGATATTTTCAACTCTCTTGACGACATCAAACGAAGTTTCCGGCTTCTGGTCAACCTCATTCCCGGCAACGGGTTGCTGCTGGTGAACGGAGATGCTCCGGATGCGCTTGCCGTCGCGTCCCGCGCATTCTGCCGGGTAGAACGATTCGGACTGAACGGCAACAGTGAATGGAGCGCCCGCAACATATCTCTTGAAAACAGTCTCACCGGTTTTGATCTCTATTACAAGGGCAACCTTCAGGGCACCTGTCACGTTCCGCTTTTCGGATCCCATAATATCATGAACACCATTGCCGCCGTTGCGGCGGCAATCCATTCAGGCATCTCTTTCGACAGCATTGCCGCAGGACTGCCGCTCTTCAAACGACCGAAACGTCGCATGGAAATAACCGATGACAGTGCGAACCGTATTACCCTGATCGAAGATTTCGCACACCACCCCACCGCTGTAAAAGCAACACTTGAGGCTATAGCTGACCTCTACCCGAAACGCCGAATCATCGCCTGCTTCGAACCGCGATCGAACACAACAACACGCAATATCTTCCAGAATGAGCTGGCCGCCTGTTTCGATCCGGCTTCGATTGTCATCATGGGCATGGTTCACCGACCTGAACGATACCGCCCGGAAGAGCGTCTCGACACCGAAAGACTGAAAAATGAACTGGAAAACAAGGGGAAGACCGTTTTTCTTGCCGGAGAAAACCCCTCGATCTACCCGCAGGACATTATTGGATTCATAACAACGCGACTGCAACCGGAAGATGTGGTTGTACTCCTGAGTAACGGGAGTTTCAGCAATCTGAAACAGGGACTATTCGATAGTTTAAAAAAATAA
- the gap gene encoding type I glyceraldehyde-3-phosphate dehydrogenase gives MAKVKVGINGFGRIGRLVLRQAMNNPNFEIVAINDLCDTKTLAHLLKYDSTHKKFSGEVRVEGENLVINGQTVTISAQRDPLQLPWKELGCDLVVESTGIFTSREAASKHITAGAKKVIISAPAKDKIDATIVMGVNDSIITGNEEIISNASCTTNCLAPMVKVLQDSFGIAQGFMTTVHAYTNDQNILDLPHKDLRRARSAALSIIPTSTGAAKAIGEVIPELAGILDGFAMRVPVPDGSVTDLTVILNRETSKAEVNAAVKAAADGPMKGYLEYCEDPIVSQDIVGNAHSCIFDSLLTMSVGKMVKVVGWYDNELGYATRVTDLLNIYSKYV, from the coding sequence ATGGCTAAAGTGAAAGTCGGCATTAATGGATTTGGCCGAATCGGACGTCTGGTGCTTCGGCAGGCAATGAACAACCCGAATTTTGAAATTGTTGCTATCAACGATCTGTGCGATACCAAAACCCTCGCACATCTGCTCAAGTATGACTCAACACACAAGAAATTTTCAGGTGAAGTACGGGTCGAAGGTGAAAACCTTGTCATCAACGGCCAGACCGTTACCATCAGCGCACAGCGCGATCCCCTCCAGCTTCCATGGAAGGAACTCGGATGTGACCTGGTAGTTGAATCAACAGGTATTTTCACATCGAGAGAGGCTGCTTCAAAGCATATCACTGCCGGGGCAAAAAAGGTTATCATTTCCGCTCCCGCAAAAGACAAGATTGATGCAACCATTGTGATGGGCGTCAATGACAGCATCATTACCGGAAATGAGGAGATCATTTCGAATGCAAGCTGCACAACCAACTGTCTGGCCCCGATGGTAAAAGTTCTTCAGGACAGCTTTGGTATCGCCCAGGGATTCATGACCACGGTGCACGCCTACACCAATGATCAGAACATCCTCGATTTACCGCACAAGGATCTTCGTCGCGCACGCTCTGCCGCACTTTCGATCATCCCGACCAGTACCGGTGCAGCAAAGGCTATCGGAGAGGTAATTCCTGAACTTGCCGGAATTCTTGACGGGTTTGCCATGAGAGTACCTGTACCTGACGGCTCCGTCACTGATCTTACCGTCATCCTGAACCGCGAGACCTCAAAAGCAGAGGTTAATGCAGCGGTTAAAGCCGCCGCTGACGGCCCGATGAAAGGATATCTCGAATACTGTGAAGACCCGATCGTTTCACAGGACATCGTAGGCAATGCCCACTCCTGCATTTTCGACTCCTTGTTGACTATGAGCGTAGGAAAAATGGTTAAAGTTGTCGGCTGGTATGACAACGAACTTGGTTATGCCACAAGGGTCACCGACCTTCTCAATATTTACTCGAAGTACGTCTGA
- a CDS encoding flavodoxin domain-containing protein, which produces MTNSTVQPMRAIILYDSRTSGGSTDKLIDAIGNELAETGAYVEKAKCKATGDYSFLQDFDVVIMGAPVYYLLVSSQLLGALIQSNLKKHLKRKKIALFLTCGSPEAMATLLYLPQLKIHLVRNKILAEKIFSPQDVSSPDAIESFVDELDEAYKKDRKHRSASLSWSDEALELLEQIPSFFRSRIKTAAEEYAEEMGYTMITIDILEEAKADTGGL; this is translated from the coding sequence ATGACGAATTCTACCGTTCAGCCGATGAGAGCTATCATTCTCTATGACAGCCGGACATCCGGAGGCTCCACAGACAAGCTTATTGATGCAATCGGCAATGAGCTTGCAGAAACAGGCGCTTATGTTGAAAAAGCCAAATGCAAGGCAACAGGAGATTACAGTTTCCTTCAGGATTTTGATGTTGTAATTATGGGCGCTCCGGTTTATTACCTGCTTGTCTCATCGCAACTGCTTGGCGCATTGATACAGAGCAACCTGAAAAAACACCTGAAAAGAAAAAAAATCGCACTCTTTCTGACCTGCGGCAGCCCTGAAGCAATGGCTACCCTGCTCTACCTTCCCCAGCTCAAAATTCATCTGGTACGAAACAAGATTCTTGCCGAAAAGATCTTCTCCCCTCAGGATGTTTCATCGCCGGATGCAATTGAGTCATTTGTTGATGAACTTGACGAAGCCTATAAAAAGGACAGGAAGCATCGGAGTGCCTCTCTCTCATGGAGCGACGAAGCACTGGAGCTGCTTGAGCAGATCCCTTCGTTTTTCAGAAGCAGGATCAAAACGGCTGCGGAAGAGTATGCCGAAGAGATGGGCTATACAATGATCACAATTGATATACTCGAAGAGGCTAAAGCTGACACCGGAGGCCTCTGA
- the dnaJ gene encoding molecular chaperone DnaJ — MKKDYYEVLGLSRSATKDEIKKAYRKLAMQYHPDKNPDNKDAEEHFKEVNEAYEALSNDDKRRRYDQFGHAGVGSSAASGGGQYGAGASDFSDIFSAFNDMFGGGKQRGGFEDVFGGAAGAGGRRGRASGGIHGTDLKIRLKLTLEEIAHGVEKTLKIKKQIACTECNGTGSKSGATETCPTCHGSGEVRQAAKTMFGQFVNITACPTCGGEGRVVKDRCVSCYGEGIKQGEVTVKVTVPAGVQDSNYLTLRGQGNAGPRGGANGDLIVVIEEKPHEKFQRNGDDVIYHLALGFPDLVLGTKVDVPTLDGSVKLTIPPSTQPETMLRIPGHGIGHLRGSGRGDQYVRVNVFVPKEVSSHDRELLKELKNSSAISPADQNDREEKSFFEKARDIFS; from the coding sequence ATGAAAAAAGATTACTATGAGGTGCTGGGCCTGAGCCGTTCAGCAACCAAGGATGAGATAAAAAAAGCGTACCGAAAGCTGGCAATGCAGTATCACCCGGATAAAAATCCGGACAACAAGGATGCTGAAGAGCATTTCAAGGAGGTCAATGAGGCTTACGAAGCGCTGAGTAATGATGACAAACGTCGCCGTTATGATCAGTTCGGTCATGCCGGTGTCGGTTCTTCAGCAGCATCGGGAGGAGGCCAATACGGTGCGGGAGCCAGTGATTTCAGTGATATTTTCAGCGCATTCAATGATATGTTCGGAGGCGGAAAGCAACGGGGCGGCTTCGAAGATGTGTTTGGCGGTGCGGCTGGGGCGGGTGGTCGCCGCGGTCGCGCTTCAGGAGGGATTCATGGTACGGATCTGAAGATCAGGCTCAAGCTGACTCTTGAAGAAATAGCGCATGGCGTTGAAAAAACCTTGAAGATCAAAAAACAGATAGCCTGCACAGAGTGTAACGGAACCGGTTCGAAATCCGGGGCAACAGAGACCTGTCCTACCTGTCATGGATCGGGAGAGGTGAGGCAGGCCGCCAAAACGATGTTCGGACAGTTTGTCAACATCACGGCATGTCCCACCTGCGGCGGCGAAGGCAGGGTTGTAAAGGACCGCTGCGTTTCCTGTTATGGCGAAGGGATCAAGCAGGGGGAGGTAACCGTGAAGGTAACCGTCCCGGCAGGGGTTCAGGACAGTAACTACCTCACCCTTCGTGGTCAGGGTAATGCCGGGCCGAGAGGTGGTGCCAATGGCGATCTTATTGTTGTGATTGAGGAAAAACCTCATGAGAAATTTCAGCGAAATGGCGATGATGTTATTTACCATCTCGCTCTGGGTTTTCCCGATCTTGTGCTTGGTACGAAGGTTGATGTTCCCACACTTGACGGCTCAGTCAAGCTTACCATTCCTCCCTCGACCCAGCCGGAAACGATGCTGCGGATTCCCGGTCACGGGATAGGCCATCTCAGAGGTTCGGGCAGGGGCGATCAGTATGTCAGGGTCAATGTTTTTGTGCCGAAAGAGGTGTCGAGCCACGACAGGGAGCTGCTTAAAGAGTTGAAAAATTCGTCAGCTATTTCGCCTGCGGATCAAAACGACAGGGAAGAAAAGAGTTTTTTTGAGAAAGCCCGCGATATTTTCAGTTGA
- a CDS encoding nucleotide exchange factor GrpE — protein sequence MIMKKGSADKETPFNPVPPFSGAGESEPERSAPFEEELESSQEMDRYKAEIAELEAEVSSQKLQLDKYRDELLRRAAEFENFRKQKERETVMAGSRVLENLIREFLPMLDDVKRVLQNLPAGDEQSAEAKPYIEGVELLKRNLDLWLAEKGVKEIESMGKKLDVMFHEAISLIEHPEAEPDTIVDEYQTGYLLGDKVIRHAKVIVAK from the coding sequence ATGATTATGAAAAAAGGATCTGCCGATAAAGAAACACCTTTCAATCCTGTTCCTCCTTTTTCCGGAGCGGGTGAATCGGAACCCGAACGTTCAGCTCCTTTTGAAGAAGAGCTGGAGTCGTCACAGGAAATGGATCGCTATAAAGCTGAAATAGCTGAACTTGAAGCAGAGGTGAGCAGTCAGAAACTGCAGCTCGACAAATATCGCGACGAACTGCTGCGCAGAGCCGCCGAGTTTGAGAATTTCCGCAAGCAGAAGGAGCGGGAAACCGTTATGGCCGGCTCAAGAGTGCTTGAGAATCTGATCAGGGAGTTTCTTCCGATGCTTGACGATGTCAAACGGGTGTTGCAGAATCTTCCAGCCGGCGACGAACAGAGTGCGGAAGCGAAACCATATATCGAGGGTGTTGAACTTTTGAAACGTAATCTCGATTTGTGGCTTGCGGAAAAGGGGGTAAAAGAGATTGAATCGATGGGAAAAAAACTTGATGTCATGTTTCATGAAGCCATTTCCCTTATAGAGCATCCTGAAGCTGAACCGGATACGATTGTAGATGAGTATCAGACAGGCTATCTGCTCGGAGACAAGGTTATCAGGCATGCAAAAGTCATTGTAGCAAAATAA
- the hrcA gene encoding heat-inducible transcriptional repressor HrcA, which yields MESRDLNLRERQVLGIIIQAYVVSAAPVGSRYIARNCNLGLSDATIRNVMADLEDEGYISQPHTSAGRTPTDKGYRYYVDLIMKVRRVNDEEKKRIDADFGQLTTERRGSSSEVLLSAAKVLGSISRQLSVVLSPALSNAVFEKLDMVLLSSTRMMVILSIQSLIVKTIVMELDLAVSRQEVSGVVDLLNQRLSGLTLSEIRKTISMRLSDCLADASLINFVVRSAGQLFDETPIIERLYISGAGYIVDQPEFKQPEKVRDFITMIEDKFSVAKLVERNRIYSETVHPSRMEVSISIGKENRERKAEDLTIVSTPYYVGGMMGKLGILGPTRMDYGHAVSVLNYMADCLSATLSEVN from the coding sequence ATGGAATCGCGTGATCTGAACCTGAGGGAACGACAGGTCCTGGGTATTATTATTCAGGCATATGTGGTATCGGCTGCACCCGTTGGCTCAAGGTATATAGCCAGAAACTGCAACCTCGGTCTTTCGGATGCGACGATTCGAAACGTTATGGCTGATCTCGAGGACGAAGGGTATATAAGCCAGCCTCATACATCTGCGGGAAGAACGCCGACCGACAAGGGATATCGGTACTATGTCGATCTTATTATGAAGGTGAGGCGAGTCAATGATGAGGAGAAAAAACGTATTGATGCCGATTTCGGACAACTGACTACCGAGCGAAGAGGAAGCTCTTCAGAAGTGCTTCTTTCGGCAGCCAAGGTTCTTGGCAGTATATCACGACAGTTAAGCGTTGTGCTGTCGCCTGCGCTTTCAAATGCTGTTTTTGAAAAGCTCGATATGGTGTTGTTGAGTTCGACGCGCATGATGGTTATTCTGTCGATCCAGTCTCTCATTGTCAAAACCATTGTTATGGAGCTGGATCTTGCGGTTTCGCGTCAGGAGGTCAGCGGTGTTGTTGATCTGCTCAATCAGAGGCTTTCCGGGCTGACTCTTTCGGAGATTCGTAAAACCATCTCGATGCGCCTGAGCGATTGTCTTGCTGATGCGTCGCTGATTAATTTTGTTGTCCGTTCGGCTGGCCAGCTTTTTGACGAGACCCCGATCATTGAGCGGCTTTATATTTCAGGTGCCGGGTATATCGTCGATCAGCCGGAATTCAAACAACCTGAAAAGGTTCGTGATTTTATTACCATGATTGAAGATAAATTCAGTGTGGCAAAACTGGTGGAGCGCAACAGGATCTATTCTGAAACGGTCCACCCCTCCCGTATGGAGGTTTCAATCAGTATCGGCAAGGAGAATCGGGAAAGAAAAGCCGAAGATCTTACCATTGTCTCAACGCCGTATTACGTAGGCGGGATGATGGGAAAGCTCGGTATTCTGGGCCCTACAAGAATGGATTACGGTCACGCTGTCAGCGTGCTCAATTATATGGCTGACTGTCTGTCGGCAACACTCTCTGAAGTAAACTAA
- the prmC gene encoding peptide chain release factor N(5)-glutamine methyltransferase encodes MIEQGRGTKEWQVVELLKTTTAFFVQKQVDEARISAELLLASVLGLDRLGLYLNHNRPVYPGELEAFRALCRQRLEGKPVQYITGEQFFYGLPFFVDKRVLIPRPETELLVEHALEFLGHVSAADVSEAALHLLDIGTGSGCIAVTLASRLPCLMVTAIDISTEALVVARNNAERHGVADRIRFLHADLFSLPDERGLSAPFDVIVSNPPYIAEDEWAGLQPEVRLFEPQLALTTRDGIECYHAVAEVAPSLLKSGGMLCFESHADAALKVAGIMERWGFSSVAVMKDYSGLDRVVSGKIG; translated from the coding sequence ATGATTGAACAGGGAAGAGGGACAAAAGAGTGGCAGGTTGTCGAACTGTTGAAAACCACCACGGCTTTTTTTGTGCAGAAACAGGTTGACGAGGCCCGGATCAGCGCAGAGCTTCTGCTCGCCTCTGTTCTCGGTCTTGACAGGCTTGGCCTCTATCTTAATCACAATCGCCCTGTTTATCCGGGCGAACTCGAAGCTTTCAGGGCACTTTGTCGTCAGCGTCTTGAGGGTAAGCCGGTGCAGTATATAACCGGTGAACAGTTTTTTTACGGATTGCCTTTTTTTGTCGATAAGCGGGTTCTGATTCCACGTCCCGAAACAGAGCTGCTTGTTGAACACGCACTTGAGTTTCTTGGTCACGTTTCTGCAGCAGACGTTTCAGAAGCTGCTCTGCATCTGCTGGATATTGGTACAGGGAGTGGCTGTATTGCTGTTACTCTTGCCAGCAGGTTGCCCTGCCTGATGGTTACAGCCATCGATATTTCTACGGAAGCACTCGTTGTCGCCCGCAATAATGCTGAAAGGCATGGTGTTGCAGATCGGATACGTTTTCTGCATGCCGACCTGTTCTCTCTCCCGGACGAAAGAGGGCTGTCTGCTCCTTTTGATGTTATTGTCTCCAATCCGCCGTACATTGCTGAAGATGAGTGGGCTGGTCTGCAGCCGGAAGTCCGACTTTTCGAGCCACAGCTTGCGCTGACCACCAGAGATGGGATTGAGTGCTATCATGCGGTGGCAGAAGTCGCGCCCTCTCTGTTGAAATCAGGAGGGATGCTCTGTTTTGAATCCCATGCTGATGCGGCTTTGAAGGTTGCCGGGATCATGGAGCGTTGGGGGTTCTCATCGGTTGCGGTGATGAAAGATTACTCGGGACTTGACAGGGTCGTTTCGGGAAAGATCGGTTGA
- a CDS encoding DUF4412 domain-containing protein has product MKKVLLLMMILLASLTESAFSASKFTGLMDMMLTMPNGTGKISYYFGTGEQRMDMIMQLKKVPDPLKTTVITKASRPDEAVIVNHKAKSYSFVNLRTAAENATLLDFDSNYTLQKLGKTVVKGYQCDHIALTSSTEKLELWVTRDLGDFSTFRLLQTQNPRLSNTSLSRTLKDEAVDGFPVKIVQKNLNGLYIMDLIQITPKSVPLSEFSIPSGYTKVTSNIKPLSSSEKAHLRELMEKMKKFEK; this is encoded by the coding sequence ATGAAAAAAGTACTGCTCCTTATGATGATCCTGCTCGCCTCTCTTACCGAATCCGCATTCAGCGCATCGAAATTTACCGGACTGATGGATATGATGCTGACCATGCCAAACGGAACCGGCAAAATCAGCTACTATTTCGGAACCGGCGAACAACGAATGGACATGATCATGCAGTTGAAAAAAGTTCCGGATCCACTCAAAACCACTGTTATCACAAAAGCTTCACGTCCCGATGAGGCCGTAATTGTCAACCACAAAGCAAAAAGCTATAGTTTTGTCAACCTCAGAACTGCCGCCGAAAACGCCACACTCCTTGATTTCGACAGTAACTACACCCTGCAGAAACTCGGTAAAACAGTTGTTAAAGGATACCAGTGCGACCACATCGCCTTGACCAGCTCGACCGAAAAACTCGAACTCTGGGTCACCCGTGACCTTGGAGATTTCTCAACCTTCAGACTCCTGCAAACCCAGAACCCCCGTCTGTCGAACACCTCGCTCTCACGAACGCTAAAAGATGAGGCTGTCGATGGATTTCCTGTAAAAATAGTTCAAAAAAACCTGAACGGACTCTACATCATGGACCTGATTCAGATTACGCCAAAAAGCGTTCCGTTGTCAGAGTTCAGCATCCCGTCAGGCTACACCAAAGTCACATCCAACATCAAACCCCTGAGCAGCAGCGAGAAAGCGCACCTTCGGGAGCTTATGGAAAAAATGAAAAAATTTGAAAAGTAG
- the proS gene encoding proline--tRNA ligase: MAEKITTRSADYSQWYIDLVRSAKLADYSDVRGCMVIRPNGYAIWEKMQTALDRMFKETGHVNAYFPLFIPESFIAKEAEHIEGFAPECAVVTHGGGEELAEKLYVRPTSETIIWSSYKKWIQSYRDLPILINQWANVVRWEMRTRLFLRTTEFLWQEGHTAHATPEESQEEVVRMINVYKTFAENYMALPVIIGKKTDSEKFAGAVDTWCIEAMMQDSKALQAGTSHNLGQNFAKAFDCQFQTRDGKLDYVWATSWGVSTRLIGALIMAHSDDRGLVLPPKLATRQVVIIPILKGDKAAVCEKAHAISRTLSANGIPAFVDDSEQNSPGWKFAEYELQGIPLRIELGPRDIQNGTCIVARRDTLEKTELALDDTLSVSISEILNAIQQNLFDRALEFRNEHTFEASSYSEFREMVENGFVIAHWDGTAETEAKIKEETKATIRVLPEEPDYISRYAMHEAGTCIYSGNPAAQKAVFAKAY, encoded by the coding sequence GTGGCAGAAAAAATAACAACCCGCAGCGCAGACTACTCCCAGTGGTATATAGACCTTGTTCGATCCGCAAAACTTGCCGACTATTCCGATGTACGGGGATGCATGGTTATCAGACCAAACGGCTATGCCATCTGGGAAAAAATGCAAACCGCCCTTGACCGGATGTTCAAGGAAACCGGCCACGTCAACGCCTATTTTCCGCTTTTCATCCCGGAAAGCTTTATTGCAAAAGAGGCTGAACACATAGAGGGGTTTGCTCCTGAATGCGCCGTAGTGACCCATGGCGGCGGCGAAGAGCTTGCTGAAAAACTCTATGTCAGGCCAACCTCCGAAACCATTATCTGGTCGTCCTATAAAAAATGGATCCAGTCTTACCGCGACCTTCCGATACTCATCAACCAGTGGGCCAATGTGGTGCGCTGGGAAATGCGAACCCGTCTCTTTCTGCGTACAACCGAATTTCTCTGGCAGGAAGGCCACACGGCACATGCCACCCCTGAAGAGTCGCAGGAAGAGGTCGTGCGCATGATCAACGTCTACAAAACGTTTGCGGAAAATTATATGGCCCTGCCGGTTATCATCGGCAAAAAAACCGACAGCGAAAAATTTGCCGGTGCGGTTGATACCTGGTGCATCGAAGCCATGATGCAGGATTCCAAAGCACTGCAGGCAGGAACGTCGCACAACCTCGGACAAAACTTCGCCAAAGCCTTTGACTGCCAGTTCCAGACCCGTGATGGAAAACTCGACTATGTATGGGCGACAAGCTGGGGCGTTTCCACCCGTCTGATCGGCGCTCTCATCATGGCACACTCCGATGACCGGGGCCTTGTGCTTCCGCCAAAACTCGCCACGCGCCAGGTTGTGATTATCCCGATTCTCAAGGGCGACAAAGCCGCTGTATGTGAAAAAGCGCATGCCATATCGAGAACCCTCTCGGCAAACGGCATACCAGCCTTTGTTGACGACAGCGAGCAGAACTCTCCCGGATGGAAGTTTGCAGAATACGAACTTCAGGGAATTCCTCTGCGCATCGAACTCGGACCGAGGGACATCCAGAACGGCACCTGCATTGTTGCCAGACGCGATACCCTTGAAAAAACGGAACTTGCGCTTGACGATACCCTTTCGGTCTCGATCAGCGAAATCCTCAATGCGATTCAGCAGAACCTCTTCGATCGCGCTCTTGAGTTCCGTAACGAACACACCTTTGAGGCATCCAGTTACAGCGAGTTCAGGGAGATGGTTGAAAATGGCTTTGTTATCGCCCACTGGGACGGCACGGCGGAAACGGAGGCTAAAATCAAGGAAGAGACAAAAGCAACCATACGAGTGCTTCCCGAAGAACCGGACTATATCTCACGATACGCCATGCATGAAGCGGGAACCTGTATCTACTCCGGTAACCCCGCCGCACAAAAGGCAGTGTTTGCAAAAGCATACTGA
- a CDS encoding peroxiredoxin translates to MGVLVGRKAPEFCVEAVTGGSRFVDACRLSDYAGKYVVLFFYPLDFTFVCPTELHAFQDKLDEFTKRNVEVIGCSVDSKFSHFAWLQTPRNRGGIEGVTYTLLSDINKTVSSDYDVLVDGAGISLRGLFLIDREGVVRHQVVNDLGLGRNVDEVLRMIDALQFTEEFGEVCPANWNKGDKTMKPDDEGLKEFFKDA, encoded by the coding sequence ATGGGCGTACTGGTTGGTCGCAAGGCACCGGAATTTTGTGTGGAGGCGGTAACGGGCGGGTCCCGGTTTGTTGATGCATGCCGTCTTTCGGATTATGCGGGAAAGTATGTGGTGTTGTTTTTCTACCCGCTTGATTTTACGTTTGTTTGTCCTACCGAGCTTCATGCATTTCAGGACAAGCTTGATGAGTTCACAAAGAGAAACGTTGAGGTTATCGGTTGTTCGGTTGATTCGAAGTTTTCTCACTTTGCATGGCTGCAGACCCCGAGAAACCGGGGAGGAATTGAAGGGGTGACCTATACGCTCCTTTCGGATATCAATAAAACCGTTTCATCCGATTACGATGTTCTGGTCGATGGAGCAGGCATATCGCTTCGAGGCTTGTTTCTTATTGATCGCGAGGGTGTTGTGCGCCATCAGGTTGTCAATGATCTCGGGCTCGGCAGAAATGTTGATGAGGTACTCAGAATGATTGATGCCTTGCAGTTTACCGAGGAGTTTGGTGAGGTTTGTCCTGCAAACTGGAACAAGGGCGATAAAACCATGAAGCCTGATGATGAGGGGCTCAAAGAGTTCTTCAAGGATGCCTGA